TGGAATGAAATTGCGGAGCACGTTGGCACCAAGTCAAAAGCACAATGCATCCTGCATTTTGTCCGTCTACCCATGGAGGATGGTGTACTAGAAAGTATTGAGGTTCCCAACTCGTCGAAGCCATCTGATTCGTCAAGTAGAGATGATCGTGGAAGATTACATTCAACTTTAAATGGTGATCTACCAGGTAATCCTTAAATTCTTAGAGTCTCTGTTCTTTCAAATGATCATGATAATGATGTTTATGTAACAGCATTTCTgaatttctctttattttcatAGGATCATGCCTTCAAGAAGCTGATACAGAAAGTCAACTTCCATTTTCAAATTCTGGGAATCCGGTTATGGCCTTGGTAATTGACCATAGACATTTTGATAGTTGATGTTTAGATTTTAGATGATTTTGGGGATTTTCCAAGTTAATGTACTGTTGAATGTAAGACATTTATTCCATGTTGGTCTTGAACTACGGTTCCAAATTTGTTTTAGGAAATGCGAAACAATGGTAAATTTTAACCTTACCATGCAAATATATAGAaggccttttattttttaattgtggCATAAATTTATGATCTTACTAGTGATTGTGTGGTTTTTCATTTTAGAAGAAATTGACTGTTATTGGAGATTTAACTGAAACATTAAGGTTATAGTATGTTCTGCTCATACAGAAGCTTTTTCTGCATTAAATAGATGATAAAACTTGACCAAACAAATTATGCTCAAATACCAAACCTAAGTAAATTGACCAAAGCAAAAGGAAAAGATTCATTTCCCATCTATTCTGTTTTGGTTTTTTCTCTTCAACTCTATGAACATTGAGAATTTCTTTGTATGATTGGATTTCTAAGATAAAGGGGGcctatttttatatgtttgctTGCATGAGTGTTGTGGATCTAATTCAGTAAATTTCTAGGTTGCTTTTTTGGCCTCTGCTGTTGGACCTAGAGTTGCTGCAGCTTGTGCCCATGCAGCCTTGGTAACAATGTCTGAACAGATGGAAGGATCAGGACATAGCAACAGGTTAGTGAGTTTACTTTCATTTTTGCCATTACAATTTTAAAGGTCTTCATTTTTGCTATTCAAAACGATTTGCTGGAAATTTTTGCATTGGATTCTTAGGATATAAAGCCTACCTAAGCTATTTCATGTCTAAATGACTGCAAGGTCATCATTTCTTTATATAATGAGCATACCGTTTCTTCTTTTCCACTGGTAAGAGTTATGTGAAGGTTAGAGTGAACTTTCCTTGTATTGGCTGATTGGAAATTCTTCACCTTCTTCATTGAAATTTTGGTATGTGTGCTGcattcattcattaattttggACAAATATGTAAGTATTCCTTTTCACCCTTGTAGAATGAACGCAGAAAGTGTACGCAGGGAAGGTGGTTTTCATGGTGATAATGCAAATTCAACACAGCAAAAAGGTATGTGAACATTACTTTCCTTGGGTCCTATATTTCATCCTTTCTCTGTCTTTCCATTATTCATTTGAAtcttttttgggttaaatttcAGAAGAGAACTTGACCCATGGTTCGTGGGGTCAAAATGGGGCGGAGGTTTCTCCATTAGCTGCAGATAAAGTGAAAATGGGTGCAAAAGCTGGTCTTTCTGCTGCAGCAACAAAGGCAAAACTATTTGCAGATCATGAAGAGCGAGAAATTCAAAGGCTTTCTgctaatataataaatcatcaggtataattttttttttttcggattCTTGTAGTCTTTGAATTTTTCTGGAAACTTTCTTTGCCTCCCTAGATTTGGCAAATTTCTGCTGGACCATCCTTGTTTAGAAAAGTAACTGTGACATACCTTAAAAGACAGGTTTTGATAACTTTAATGAAATTTCATAAGAGGTTTTTTCACAATGTTGGATGACATTCTTTATGATCCGCCTAATTTTATGGTGATTTATGATGAATCTTGAAACCAATATTGTTTGCTTGTATCCTATCTCAATCTTGAAGGAGATctgtaaaaattttcatattatatatcattgtatTTCTGCATATATATGTCATTTGGAATCTGAACTTTCTGTGACCACTTTACTAAAATTTAGTTATGGTCACAGTTGAAGAGATTGGAGTTGAAGTTGAAACAGTTTGCAGAAGTGGAAACCTTGCTAATGAGAGAGTGTGAACAAGTTGAGAAGACAAGACAGAGGTTTGCTGCAGATCGGGCCCGTGTTGTATTGGCTCGATTTGGGACTGCTGGAGTCCCATCACAGATGAACATGCCTAGTGTTGCTCCTTCCATGGTTAACAGCATGGGTGACAATCGACAAGAAGTAATGTCAGCCTCATCTTCACAGCCAAGTATTTTAGGTTATGGCGGCAAACCCAACCAACCAGTTCATCCCCACATGCAGTTTAGGCCGCAGCAGTCTATGTTTCCAATGGGGCAGAGGATGCCCATAACAACATTACAAGCATCATCTTCTGTACCTTCAAATGTGATGTTCAGCAACTCAGGAAATGCCCAGCCTGCTATGAATCATCCAATGCTGAGGTCCGTATCAGGGACTAGTTCAGGCCTTGGATGACAGAAACTACTTATATATACTTGGAGTCGTGTTCTATCCTTGAATTGTATTCGGTCCTCGGTTGCTTACTTCCTCTGCCGGTAGAACAGGAGATAAGAGTTGGGAGATCGCATCTGTAAGTGCTTACCTTTGATTAGTACAGAAATTTCTATGGGCAGTTCATAAGGTCTTGTAACGGCACACAATTAATTAGTGTTTGGATCTGATATTGAATTTTTACAATTGATAAATGGAAAGTTATCTTTTGTAAAATGGTAGTGTAGAAtgtgaaataataaattatggtaTTGGATGTAGTCTCAGTTCTACTTCTTTCCCTGAATTCCtctgaaaaaatataatgaagcTGTGTACTTTGGCATGTTAAACCTCATTACGAGATGGTCAAAGTGGTTTATTTTCCTAATTAAACAGTGAATGTGGGCATTGCTTGTCcgtacaaatttatttttataaattgagataataatttatgatcTGTGATATAACtgtttattttttcacatataaatatatcagATTTGATGAATAAGTTTGAAcaatatgtttttataaatagtatttCTCATGAAACACTTTGAACTGAATGTGGtacaaaataaggaaaatttaactcaaatttcatAGATACCCGCAAGAAGTGGAATGCAGAAGCTGTCCCTCTTAGTTTGAACGGTTAAGGGTCGAAAAAGGATATTTATAGGTTCAGCAACATTTGAACATACAGGTAGTTACAAATTATCAGGGATGATGCAGACCTCTACTGAGGTGGTGGAATATCAGCCAAATCCTCTCTGTAAGGTAGGCGGTCCAATTCCAATGACTCATTAGGATAGCCAAGCCCATTCTCCATGTGGGTTTGGGCCACAGGGTCTTCCTTCGTGGGTTCAATAAATGTCACAACAGTATCTTTTCGGAAAGTTAGATAGATAACTGCTGATATATAAACGGCCATAAGGGGAAACACTATGATACCGATGAACACATTTTCCACTCTAGGCAAGTCGTTGTGAATTAGCCAATCTACAAAACCTGTAGTGAGGTAATATACATTGATGCCTATAATTCCCAGGCCCAAGATCCATGAAATAATAACGATCTGCGAGCAAATTGTTTCAGAATATCAGACAAATATTCAACCATGACtcttaaaatgtcaaaatacaAAGCGGTTGACCCCAATATCAAAAGTTTAGGTAGGAGACAAGAAAAGAACAACAACAAAAGCATATACTTACATAAATAGAGTTCTTGTGAGGTCCCATCTTAGTGCTGCTGCTGCTAAATTTGAGGAGAGGGATAAGAGCAAATGGCAGTTCAAATGACAGTATCATCTGTACATAAAACTCATTAAATATTACAACCAGTCTTTAGCTTCACAACAGAGAtagtttaaaatgtcatttgatttcttttttgtctTACCGAAGCAATGATAATTAATCTTCCTGCTCCTTGAGGTCCACCAATGATTGAAACAATAAGGCTTGGTGTAATTGCAATGCACCTTGTCATCAAATTTCTTAgccattttctcattttcatgtCCAGGAAACCCTGAAAATCACACAACCCAGAAATGTAACAAAGAAAATTGTGATTAATCAACTTcagatttcttttatttcatcttcAAGACCTGCATAATAAATTGTCCAGCGTAAGTTCCTGTGATGGTGGAGCTTTGCCCTGAGGCAAGAAGCGCAATGGCATAAACAATGGAGCTCGATTTTCCCAGCACATTCTgtacaaataaaatcaagttCATATTAGTATTTCACCATATAgatcaagtttaatttttccaaattcgaatttttgttcttttttcgTTAGAAAAATTTAGACCTTGAGCATGAAAGAAGCGGAGTTGAGTGTAATATCACTGCATTGATTCTTTGTATCATCTGAGAGATTTGGAGCTGAGCAAACAGTGCCTGATACGGACACCACTGCTACATTGATTAAAAATGCTACAAATAGAGCTATTCCACTCTCTATCAGAAAATATCTACAAGCATCCTGCATATATCAAGACAAATAATCGAAATATTACCACCAAAACCATATGTATAACTTTTGTGTacaaataacgatatattattttattattaaatgatattttatcgttaatttttaactatccaatcatatgatatacattattatttatacacaaaattatatacaaaagttgtatacataataatattctatgtatacatattcatgagtaatattatacgtacacatttttaagtatataattaaatatatggaTAATGTGTTATAATGTAGATAGGTgtaactttatctttaatttaaaatcacataattatataattatatattatctgattagttaattatatatttaaaaatatatacatagttttatcgGATATTTATTTACTATGGCTCACGTTTATGCCACGGACAGAATTGGGGACTTTCCTGGAGAGGACAAGAGCTGAGTGCAAGAACAGATTATGTCTGCATTATTAACAGGTAAATTTTGTCAGTTTCCGATAATTTTGATGTTTCCAAAATTAGAAGCTGAGAAGTTTGATGAATCATACGGCATGATGAGGGCGCCCAATAAGGCGATGGCGTCGCCTGTAGCACCTTGGCCTCTGAGCTTGGGAATAAACATGCCCTTAAGCACATCAACTGCAGGAGGCTTTACATAACTCAATTCTCCAAAGAAACAAGCAGCCATTACGAATACAAGCATTGCTATCAACATTTCAAGCTTCCTCACCTACCATATTAACCATCTAAACCCAGTGAGATTAAACTAATTCAAAGCtccaaaaatagaaataaaaaaatgataagcCGGAAAATGATAAGAAGACAAATTCCCTTGAAGAAAAACGTAACATCCGTACTGATAGCTACAGATTACATACATACAATAAGTAGAAGGATAA
This is a stretch of genomic DNA from Mangifera indica cultivar Alphonso chromosome 11, CATAS_Mindica_2.1, whole genome shotgun sequence. It encodes these proteins:
- the LOC123229514 gene encoding metal transporter Nramp5-like isoform X1 is translated as MASLNQQQQLVIPQAWGSGSNRIGAINVQGRTPFPNVTPNNDDKSFDEQLDFDTSDDQKPGWKKFLAFVGPGFLVSLAYLDPGNLETDLQAGANHRYELLWVVLIGLIFALIIQSLAANLGVSTGKHLSELCKAEYPKHVKYCLWLLAEIAVIAADIPEVVGTAFALNILFHIPVWVGVLITGFSTLLFLGLQRYGVRKLEMLIAMLVFVMAACFFGELSYVKPPAVDVLKGMFIPKLRGQGATGDAIALLGALIMPHNLFLHSALVLSRKVPNSVRGINDACRYFLIESGIALFVAFLINVAVVSVSGTVCSAPNLSDDTKNQCSDITLNSASFMLKNVLGKSSSIVYAIALLASGQSSTITGTYAGQFIMQGFLDMKMRKWLRNLMTRCIAITPSLIVSIIGGPQGAGRLIIIASMILSFELPFALIPLLKFSSSSTKMGPHKNSIYIVIISWILGLGIIGINVYYLTTGFVDWLIHNDLPRVENVFIGIIVFPLMAVYISAVIYLTFRKDTVVTFIEPTKEDPVAQTHMENGLGYPNESLELDRLPYREDLADIPPPQ
- the LOC123229514 gene encoding metal transporter Nramp5-like isoform X2, with translation MASLNQQQQLVIPQAWGSGSNRIGAINVQGRTPFPNVTPNNDDKSFDEQKPGWKKFLAFVGPGFLVSLAYLDPGNLETDLQAGANHRYELLWVVLIGLIFALIIQSLAANLGVSTGKHLSELCKAEYPKHVKYCLWLLAEIAVIAADIPEVVGTAFALNILFHIPVWVGVLITGFSTLLFLGLQRYGVRKLEMLIAMLVFVMAACFFGELSYVKPPAVDVLKGMFIPKLRGQGATGDAIALLGALIMPHNLFLHSALVLSRKVPNSVRGINDACRYFLIESGIALFVAFLINVAVVSVSGTVCSAPNLSDDTKNQCSDITLNSASFMLKNVLGKSSSIVYAIALLASGQSSTITGTYAGQFIMQGFLDMKMRKWLRNLMTRCIAITPSLIVSIIGGPQGAGRLIIIASMILSFELPFALIPLLKFSSSSTKMGPHKNSIYIVIISWILGLGIIGINVYYLTTGFVDWLIHNDLPRVENVFIGIIVFPLMAVYISAVIYLTFRKDTVVTFIEPTKEDPVAQTHMENGLGYPNESLELDRLPYREDLADIPPPQ